Part of the Candidatus Thiothrix putei genome, TTGTTGCGCGAACCCCGCACGGTGAAGCCGTTGCCGTTGGAATTTGTCGCCATTATGGGGCTGGGTTTCATGGGCTATTACTTGTCATCGTGGCTGGATATGCAGGGTTTGAACTACGTGTCGGCGCAACTGGAACGCCTGACGCTGTATACCTACCCGATTATGACGACGGTGTTGGGTTGGTTGTGGTTGCGCGAAGTGATTACGCTGCGCGTTTTGTTGGCATTGGTATTGACCTACAGCGGGGTGATGGTGCTGTATTGGCACGAGGCGACCTTCGGCGGTAGTGATGTCAGTTTTGGCGTCATGTTGGTGGCGATGTCGGCGTTATCCTTTGCGTTTTACGTGGTGTGGAGCAAGCGGCTGATCGGCAGGCTCGGCAGCCGTTTGTTCACCAGTTTGGCGATGTTGGTATCGACGGTGTTTGTGTGCATCCATTTCCTGTTGACCCATCAGGTTGAGGATTTGTGGATTAGCCCGACTGCGTGGGGTTATGCCGTGCTGCTGGGGATTTTCAGCACCGTGTTGCCGAGTTTCATGGTCAGCGAAGCGATTGCGCGGATTGGGGCGGCACGTACCAGCATCGTGGGGACAGCCGGGCCGGTCATCACGATTTTGCTGGCAGTGGCGTTACTGGGCGAGCCGTTTGGCTGGTTTCACTTGGCGGGGATGCTGCTGGTAATGGCAGGCGTGGGGTTGTTGGGGAAGAAATGAGTGTGTTGTCCTAGCGAATTATACCAGTCCGTGCCATAAAATAGTTTTTTTGATCAGGGAAATATGGTTAGATGACTGGTAACAAAAGCAGCCATGAGTAATGTATGACATTAAAAATCACTTTCACTGAGGATGAGATAGCGGAGCTGTTCTACTGGAAGGAGCGCCATCCTCATCCCAGAGTCCGTAAGAAAATGTCCGTGCTGTACCTGAAATCCCAACAGTTGACGCATAAGGAAATCAAACGATTGGAAAGGATTACAGAAGCCACGCTGCTTGCCTACCTAAACGCCTACCTACAACCTAACGGTTTAGAAGCTCTTAAAGAAATACGATTCAATAAACCACAGAGTGATTTGATGGCATATAAAGACAAGATTGAAGCCTATTTTCGTGAATATCCCCCCGCAACCAGCAAGGCGGCAGCCGCTAAGATTGAGGAGCTGACAGGCATCAAACGCAGTGAGGACAGGGTACGTGTCTTTATGAAGAAAATAGGGATGGACATCCATAAAGTGGGGATGATACCCGCCAAAGCTGATGTGGAAGCACAAGAAAAGTTCCTGGAAAATGAACTAAAACCGCGCATTCAGGAGGCTAAGGAGGGCAAACGCGCCCTTTTTTTGTCGATGCCGCCCACTTCGTGTTAGCACCGTTTCTGGGGTTTTTGTGGTCATTTTCCCGCGTATTCATCAAAGCCCCCTGTGGTCGACAACGCTACAACGTATTGGGCGCACTCAATGCGATAACGCTACAACTCATCACGATCACTAACGACTCCTATATCAACGCTAACAGCGTGTGTGAATTATTGGAAAAAATTGCAGCGTTAGCACTCAAAATACCGATCACTTTGGTCTTGGATAATGCCAAGTATCAACGCTGTGAAGCCGTGTTTGCCTGTGCGAAAAGGCTCAATATTGAACTATTATTTTTACCGACCTATTCACCCAACCTCAATCTGATTGAACGGTTGTGGAAGTTCGTCAAGAAAAAATGCTTGTACTCGAAATACTATGATAAGTTTCCCGCTTTCAAGGCGGCCATCACCAACTGTCTCGACAAGCTGGATACCGATCACAAGAAAGAACTGACCCAGTTGATGACAACAAATTTTCAAACCTTTAAAAATGTTCAGGTCTTGACGCTGTAAGGTATACCCTGTCAGGTGATAATTCGCTAGGACTGATGCAACACATCCCGTACCTGTTGCTGGAGCGATGGCGCAAGCCTTAACCCATTAGCAACTGCCTGATCCAGCATCGCCAGCGCAGTGTGGGTATCCACGAGTTTGCTGCGGTTTGCCTGTATCAGCAATCCCGCAAATCCCGTGATGCGAATGCCGAACTGTTTGGCAATCTGGCGACCTTTGCGTTCGTCGATAATCAAGGGCAGGTTAAGGCTGGTAGCCAGTTCGATAGCGTTTGCTTCACCTGCATCTAACAATAGCAGGAGAGCGGCAAGGCGTTTTGACGCTGGCACATCCACGATGGTAAAGCAGGGTAAACGCTCTAGCAGTGCGGTGATGTTGGGCGAACCCGCCTGTAATTCTGCCAATACCACGGCAGGTATCAGAATTTGTTCAAACAGCTTGCATAACAACCCTAATGATGCCAATTTTTCCAACACAATCAGGCTGGTGGTATCGCTGACAATCACGGATTTCATGCGGCAAATAGCTCATCCAGTGTTTGCAGGTCTTCCTGTAAATCGTAGTCGGCAAAGGGGATATTGAGTTCACCGAGTAACTCTAAGGTAGCGTGTTTGGTTTTCCCCAGCACTTTGCCTAATTGCCCAAGGCTCAAATCACCACTTTGAAAGGCTTTGAGCGCCATCCAGTTTTTCAGCCCGTTTTCCATGAGTTGGTGGGTGAATGGCAGGGCGACACCCAACGGTTCGCCGCGTCGGGTGATGAGCATGTACTCATTATTTTGCAGTAAATGGCTCAACTTGCCGGGGTTGGTTTGTAATTCCTTGATGCCGATGACGTTCATTGTGAATCACCTTGTACTAACGTTACGGAGTACTTGAGTATAACATGGGGGTGCTGCCAGTGAAACAACTGGCTTAAGCAACGTAGGCATGACAGGGACGTTTTATAATCGTAAAAATCCTGCCAAATAGAGCAATCTATCCCGATTAATCCCCCCAAACTTATCGCGCAGCTTATCCAACACATTGGAGGCATAGCGATACGAAATCCCCGTATGATCCTGAATATTTTTGAAGGGCTTGCCCGACGCCGCATAGCGCAAAACCGTGATTTCGGTGTCATTCAGGCTTGGCAAAAAGGGGGAGGTAAACCGAGCACAGGTTTGCGGATCAGACAACTACCAAGCTATGGAAGATGTGCGTCATCTGCAACAACAGTTCTGAACGTTCCCGCATCAAATGCTTAAACAGTTCAGGGTATTCGCGATTGATAATATTGATCGTCGAAACACCTGCCACGCCCACTGCGGGAATGCTGAGGGCATTCACACACCCATATAACTGGGTAGCCAGCTTATCAAAAGTGTAAACAACACGCCCTTCAAACTCTCCTCCAGCACATCGCCAAGGGCAATCGGCAGGCATTCGCGCCGCTGGTGGAACGCTATCAGCGCCCGCTGTTCAGCTATTTGGGGCGCATGGGATTTTCTCAGGCACAGGCGGAAGATTTGGCACAGGAAACCTTCATCCGCGCATGGCAGCATTTGGGGCAATACGACGCGCACCGCGCTGAATTTTCCACATGGCTCTTCACCATCGCCCGCCGTTTGGCATTAAACGAGCTGGAACGTGCAGGCAATCGGCTGGAAACACACTGGGGTGAAGACCCACCCGACGTTGCCAGCCACGACGCCACCCCGCTGGAACACACCGAACAACACGAGCAGCAACGCCGCTTGCAAGCCGCCCTCAAACGCTTGCCGCCGCGAGAGCGCAGCCTGTTAGCCTTGGCATACAGTCAGGGTTTGGATATGCAGGCGATTGCCCACATCGAAGGCTGTAGCGTCGGTGCAGTCAAAACCCGTTTGCATCGCGCCCGCGAACAATTACGCCACTGGCTAGGAGCTTGATATGGCACAACACGACGATCCCTTGGAACGCTTAGGAACTGTCCCGAAATAACTTCCCTCTTTTCTGCTAACAGCGAAAGGGGGAAGATAGCCCCTTGTAATGCCAATCAACACCGAGGATGAGCCAATGGATGTTTACCCATCAGCCATAGAAAAACAAATGCAGCGGTTCTACCAATCGCTCAATGAGCGTGACCGCCGCCGCTACGCCGCCGTGGAAGCCGTCCGGCTTGGGCACGGGGGGCAGGACTACATTTCCCGGTTATTGGACTGTGACCCCAAAACCATCCGCCACGGGTTGACGGAGTTGGAATCGGAAGATGGCTTGCCCACCGTAAGGCAGCGAAAAAAAGGGGCGGGCGCAAACGGCTGAACGCTACGCACCTGCAATTGGATGAGCATTTTCGCCAAGTTTTAAAGGATCATACGGCAGGCGACCCCATGCGGGAGGCGGTGAAATGGACGAACCTGTCACGTCGGCAGATTGCCCGGCGGATGCAGGCATTGGGGACATCGGCTGGGAAAAACGTGGTGTCGCGCCTATTACGGGAGCACGGCTACCGCCGCCGCAAGCCCCAGAAGAAACGCACCATGGGGCAACACGCTGACCGTAATGCCCAGTTTGAAAAGATTGCCCAACTCAAACAAACCTACCTGCAAGCAGGCAAACCCGTGATCAGCATTGACACCAAAAAGAAGGAACTGCTGGGCAACTTTTACCGTGAAGGGGTAACGGATGCCGTCGAACCCACGGAGGTCAATGACCATGACTTCCCCAGCTATGGCAATGGTCAGGTGATCCCCCACGGCATCTACGACCTTGCCCGCAACGAAGCGGCACTGCACCTGAACACCAGCCACGACACCACCGAGTTTGCCTGCGAAAGCCTTGGCTTATGGTGGCGTGAGCAAGGGAAACCCAACTACCCCGAAGCTGACGAGCTGTTGGTCTTATGTGACGGTGGTGGCAGCAACAGTTCCTCTGCGTACCTGTTCAAGCAAGACTTGCAGGCATTGGCGGACAGCCTGAACCTGACAATACGCATCGCCCACTACCCGCCCTATTGCTCCAAATACAACCCGATTGAACACCGACTGTTCCCCCATGTGACCCGTGCCTGCCGGGGTGTGCCGTTGGAAACGGTCGAAACCGCCAAACACTACATGGCAAAAACGGAAACCACCACTGGCTTGAAGGTCGCTGTCCGCATCATCAGTAAAGTTTTTGAAACCGGGCGCAAGTATACCCAAGCGTTCAAGGATAACATGACCATCCAGTTCGATGACTTCCTGCCAAAATGGAACTACTCCGCTGTCCCTCAGTCCCCCTGATTTCGGGAAGTTATTTCGGGACAGTTCCTTACTGCAAATCGAGCCGCTGGATGTGCCGCACGGTTTCAGCGAGCGGGTGATGCAGCGCATCGCGTATTTACCCTTGCCCGCGCAAGGCAGCCAGCCCTTGGAATGGTTGCAATGGTTAGCGTTGGCAGGTGGCGCATTGGCAGGTATTGGGCAAGTGCTGGGCTTTGTGTTCGGCATCTGGATGGTGAGTGCGGCGGGGTAAATGCCGTGTAACCGTTGCCGCGCTCGGCGGTATAACTCAGCATGAATCATAACTTTGGAGCTTTCCATGCAACCTGAAACCTTAACGTATCAACGCCGCCAGCCGTGGTTTGCGGCGTTCATGTCCTTCATCCTGCCCGGTTTTGGGCAGCTTTATAACGGTGAGTGGAATAAGGCAACGTGGCTGTTTCTGGGCTTTGCGCTGCTGGTGATTCCTGGCATTGCGGTGATTGCGCTGTATTTGCCTGCGAGTTGGACGTTTCCGACGCTGTTGCTGAGTTTGCTGACCTTGTTGGGGCTGTGGGGCTATAGCGTAGTGGATGCGTTTCGCACCGCGCGGTGTTTGCAGGCTTACGTGCTGAAACCCTGGCAACGCGGCAGTTTGTACGCGCTGGTGTGGTTGGTGTGCAGTGGCATTGCCTTGCCGTTCCTAACCGATTTTGTGCGCACGCATTTGGTGGAATCGTTTCGTGTGCCGTCGGCGAGTATGCAGCCTGCGGTGCTGGCGGGGGATATTCTGTTTGCCGACAAACGGTATAACCGCCCCGGTCTTACAGCGGTGCAACGCGGTGATATTGCGATTTTTGTGTACCCGAATGACCGCACCCTGCATTACATCAAGTGTATTGTGGGCTTGCCGGGGGATGTGATGAAGGTCGATGGCGGCGAAATCACCGTGCCAGCGGGGGAGGTGTTTGTGATGGGCGATAATCGCGCTGCCAGCAAAGATTCCCGCGATTTCGGCACCGTGCCGTTGCAAGATGTGGTGGGCAAGGCGCGGCAAATCTGGTTTTCGTATGGCGATGGCGCAATACGTTGGGAGCGTTTGGGGAAGGTGCTGGAGTGAGGCAACGTTCAGGCCGCTGACATCCCAAATAGTGCCAATGCCTGCAAGCACTGTGCCTTGTGCGCCTCACCCTTACTGGGAGCAAGCACCTTGCCGGGCAGCTTCAAACCGTATTGGCACTGTTCCTGATGGCATTCCAGCACCTTGCGGCACAAGTGTGACAAACGTACTTCTACCCCCGGCATCGGCAAACTATCCCAGTCCAGCCATAGGTCATGGCTGGCATAATCCACAAACGTCTTGGTGTAAAGCTTGCCGGTCTGGGCAAACTTAGCCCAATGAATGCGTTTCGGGGCATCGCCATACTGGTAATCACGCACCCCACCGAAATCGTTCGTGCCACCCATGATTTCCAACCCCGTGTCGGTTGCTTCATTAGGGGCAGTGCCGTTGGTTTGGAACGCCTTTTCTATTGGTGCGGGGTAGACCAAACCTTGTGCATCCAGAGACACATACGACCATGTTACCGCCAGACCGGTGGGGTAACGGCTGGTAATACGCAGGCGTGGCGGTTTGAAATACCCGCGCCCTTGGGTGCTATGTGAGAGTTTTACCCGTTGGACTTGGGTGGTAATCAGATTTACCTGTACTTGGCTTTCGCCTTCCCAGTCCAATTCCAGCGCGTATTTGGCTTGCTGCGCGGGGCGGCTGAGTGCCACTTCCAATACCGCATTTTCCCCCGCAAAACACGGCTCAATGCCAATAACGGTAACGGACAGCCCAGCTAAATTACGCCAAGTGTAAAAGATATTCAGCAACAGCAAGGCCAGCAGCCAAAAGCTGATGATGTACACCAGTGAGTTTTGGAAATTGATCCCCAACAAGAATAGCAAGGCCACGACTGCTAACAACCCCAGTGCGGTTTTGCTGGGGAGAATGAAAATCTTATCCACGCCCGACGACATCCACTTTGCTGAGGATGTGCCGCGCCAAGGGTTCGCCTTGCGCTTCTTGCCGCCCGACAAGGCGATGCCCGACCACGGCAGCAAACACCGCCTGCACATCTTCCGGTAACACATGCCCGCGCCCTTGCAGCAACGCCCAGGCTTGCGCTGCTTTAACCAATGCCAGTGAACCACGCGGCGATAACCCTAAATGGCACACGTCGGTTTGGCGGGTGTAGGCAATCAGGCGTTGCACGTAATCCAGCAGGGTGTCGGTCATTTTCACTTGCGGGACGAGTGATTGCAGGGCTTTCAGGCGGGATTCGTTTAACACTTGCTGCATACTGGCGAGTAACACCCGCCCGTTACGTCCTTTCAATAACTCACGTTCTGCCGCAGGTTCAGGGTAGCCTAAAGAGAGACGAATCAGGAAACGGTCAAGCTGCGATTCTGGCAGCGGGAAGGTTCCCGACTGGCTTTGCGGGTTTTGGGTGGCAATCACGAAAAAGGGGGAGGGCAAGGTATGGGTGGTGCCATCCACGCTCACTTGGCGCTCTTCCATGGCTTCCAGCAAGGCGCTTTGTGCTTTGGGGGTAGCGCGGTTCAGTTCGTCGGCAAGGAAGACTTGGCTGAAGACCGGGCCGGGGTGAAACCGGAATCTGCCTGCCTGCGTCTCGAAAATCGTTGCACCAATCAAATCGGCTGGCAGCAAGTCACTGGTGAATTGCACCCGCTTGTATTCTAGGCCGCACACCTGCGCTAGTGCGTGGGCGAGGGTGGTTTTACCCATACCGGGTAAGTCTTCCAATAGCAAATGACCATTTGCGAGTAAGCAGGTGAGGGCGAGTTGTATCTGCTGTTCCTTGCCGTGGATGACCTTGTTCAATTGCGCAAGCGTAGCCTGAATCAATTGGGGGGCTGCGGTTGTCATGGTGTGTCCGTTATTGTTATTGATTGGGGTTTGGGGAGGACTTTACAGGAAGGGCTATGGCTTGCCTATGGGGAGGCGACGGGCTGCTTTTACTGGGTGGCGAAGAAACCCCGTTTAGGTTAAATTCCCTGCATTGTTGATAATGGGGTAGCTGGTGAAGGGGGGGGGCAGCCAGTGGTGGATGCGTTGGTAGCGTTAGGCTTAGCAGTTGAAGCAGGTGGTCATTACAAGGTACTATCAACTTAAATGATCAATAAGCGGGCATTACTGATGATTTTGGTAGGGATTACAGGGCTGGATTTCGACACATCTGTATTTTCCGGGTACGGAACGGCTGGGCTTTGCACGTCAGGTTTTTGGGGGGGCAGGGCATGAAAGGCATCAAGTTTCTATCGAATCTGTCTGATCTGTTCAAAGGTTTTGAGAAATCCGAGAATAATACTCGGACTATACCAGTCCGTGCCATAAAATAGTTTTTTTGATCAGGGAAATATGGTTAGATGACTGGTAACAAAAGCAGCCATGAGTAATGTATGACATTAAAAATCACTTTCACTGAGGATGAGATAGCGGAGCTGTTCTACTGGAAGGAGCGCCATCCTCATCCCAGAGTCCGTAAGAAAATGTCCGTGCTGTACCTGAAATCCCAACAGTTGACGCATAAGGAAATCAAACGATTGGAAAGGATTACAGAAGCCACGCTGCTTGCCTACCTAAACGCCTACCTACAACCTAACGGTTTAGAAGCTCTTAAAGAAATACGATTCAATAAACCACAGAGTGATTTGATGGCATATAAAGACAAGATTGAAGCCTATTTTCGTGAATATCCCCCCGCAACCAGCAAGGCGGCAGCCGCTAAGATTGAGGAGCTGACAGGCAT contains:
- a CDS encoding MoxR family ATPase, producing MTTAAPQLIQATLAQLNKVIHGKEQQIQLALTCLLANGHLLLEDLPGMGKTTLAHALAQVCGLEYKRVQFTSDLLPADLIGATIFETQAGRFRFHPGPVFSQVFLADELNRATPKAQSALLEAMEERQVSVDGTTHTLPSPFFVIATQNPQSQSGTFPLPESQLDRFLIRLSLGYPEPAAERELLKGRNGRVLLASMQQVLNESRLKALQSLVPQVKMTDTLLDYVQRLIAYTRQTDVCHLGLSPRGSLALVKAAQAWALLQGRGHVLPEDVQAVFAAVVGHRLVGRQEAQGEPLARHILSKVDVVGRG
- a CDS encoding ISAzo13 family transposase, whose translation is MDEHFRQVLKDHTAGDPMREAVKWTNLSRRQIARRMQALGTSAGKNVVSRLLREHGYRRRKPQKKRTMGQHADRNAQFEKIAQLKQTYLQAGKPVISIDTKKKELLGNFYREGVTDAVEPTEVNDHDFPSYGNGQVIPHGIYDLARNEAALHLNTSHDTTEFACESLGLWWREQGKPNYPEADELLVLCDGGGSNSSSAYLFKQDLQALADSLNLTIRIAHYPPYCSKYNPIEHRLFPHVTRACRGVPLETVETAKHYMAKTETTTGLKVAVRIISKVFETGRKYTQAFKDNMTIQFDDFLPKWNYSAVPQSP
- a CDS encoding sigma-70 family RNA polymerase sigma factor, which gives rise to MERYQRPLFSYLGRMGFSQAQAEDLAQETFIRAWQHLGQYDAHRAEFSTWLFTIARRLALNELERAGNRLETHWGEDPPDVASHDATPLEHTEQHEQQRRLQAALKRLPPRERSLLALAYSQGLDMQAIAHIEGCSVGAVKTRLHRAREQLRHWLGA
- a CDS encoding DMT family transporter — encoded protein: MREIPNATTTPHYFRSGWMLAVGGTALFALKSIFIKLAYAQGVDTTTLLTLRMLVALPFYAVMLAWLLREPRTVKPLPLEFVAIMGLGFMGYYLSSWLDMQGLNYVSAQLERLTLYTYPIMTTVLGWLWLREVITLRVLLALVLTYSGVMVLYWHEATFGGSDVSFGVMLVAMSALSFAFYVVWSKRLIGRLGSRLFTSLAMLVSTVFVCIHFLLTHQVEDLWISPTAWGYAVLLGIFSTVLPSFMVSEAIARIGAARTSIVGTAGPVITILLAVALLGEPFGWFHLAGMLLVMAGVGLLGKK
- the lepB gene encoding signal peptidase I codes for the protein MQPETLTYQRRQPWFAAFMSFILPGFGQLYNGEWNKATWLFLGFALLVIPGIAVIALYLPASWTFPTLLLSLLTLLGLWGYSVVDAFRTARCLQAYVLKPWQRGSLYALVWLVCSGIALPFLTDFVRTHLVESFRVPSASMQPAVLAGDILFADKRYNRPGLTAVQRGDIAIFVYPNDRTLHYIKCIVGLPGDVMKVDGGEITVPAGEVFVMGDNRAASKDSRDFGTVPLQDVVGKARQIWFSYGDGAIRWERLGKVLE
- a CDS encoding UPF0175 family protein; this translates as MNVIGIKELQTNPGKLSHLLQNNEYMLITRRGEPLGVALPFTHQLMENGLKNWMALKAFQSGDLSLGQLGKVLGKTKHATLELLGELNIPFADYDLQEDLQTLDELFAA
- a CDS encoding DUF58 domain-containing protein, which gives rise to MLPWSGIALSGGKKRKANPWRGTSSAKWMSSGVDKIFILPSKTALGLLAVVALLFLLGINFQNSLVYIISFWLLALLLLNIFYTWRNLAGLSVTVIGIEPCFAGENAVLEVALSRPAQQAKYALELDWEGESQVQVNLITTQVQRVKLSHSTQGRGYFKPPRLRITSRYPTGLAVTWSYVSLDAQGLVYPAPIEKAFQTNGTAPNEATDTGLEIMGGTNDFGGVRDYQYGDAPKRIHWAKFAQTGKLYTKTFVDYASHDLWLDWDSLPMPGVEVRLSHLCRKVLECHQEQCQYGLKLPGKVLAPSKGEAHKAQCLQALALFGMSAA